GGGCAGCCGGATGTTCGACGAGGACGGCCACACGTACCTGGACTTCTTCGCCGGCGCCGGGTCACTCAACTACGGCCACAACAACCCCGTACTCAAACGCGCCCTCATCGACTATCTGGAACGGGACGGCGTCACCCACGGGCTCGACATGTCGACGACCGCGAAGCGGGCGTTCCTGGAGTCCTTCCAGAACCTGGTGCTGCGGCCGCGCGACCTGCCGTACAAGGTCATGTTCCCGGGGCCGACCGGCACCAACGCGGTGGAGTCGGCGCTGAAGCTGGCGCGGAAGGTGAAGGGCCGCGAGTCGGTCGTCTCCTTCACCAACGCCTTCCACGGCATGTCGCTGGGTTCGCTCGCCGTCACCGGCAACGCCTTCAAGCGGGCCGGCGCGGGGATCCCGCTGGTGCACGGCACCCCGATGCCGTTCGACAACTACTTCGACGGCACGGTCGAGGACTTCCTGTGGTTCGAGCGGCTGCTGGAGGACCAGGGCTCCGGGCTCAACAAGCCCGCCGCCGTGATCGTGGAGACCGTGCAGGGCGAGGGCGGCATCAACGTCGCCCGCCCGGAGTGGCTGCGTGCCCTCGCCGACCTGTGCGAGCGGCAGGACATGCTGCTCATCGTCGACGACATCCAGATGGGCTGCGGTCGTACGGGCGCCTTCTTCTCGTTCGAGGAGGCCGGCATCACGCCCGACATCGTGACCGTCTCCAAGTCGATCAGCGGGTACGGGCTGCCGATGTCGCTCTGCCTGTTCAAGCCGGAGCTGGACATCTGGGAGCCGGGCGAGCACAACGGCACCTTCCGCGGCAACAACCCCGCGTTCGTGACGGCGACGGCCGCCCTGGAGGCGTACTGGGCCGACGGCTCCGTCATGGAGAAGCAGACCCGCCAGCGCGGTGAGCAGGTCGAGCAGGCGCTCATCTCCATCACGGAGGAGAACCTCGCCGACGTGAAGGAGTACCGGGGCCGCGGCCTGGTGTGGGGCATGGAGTTCCACGAGAAGGAGCGCGCGGGCCGGGTGGCCAAGCGGGCGTTCGAACTCGGGCTGCTGATCGAGACGTCCGGCCCGGAGAGCGAGGTCGTCAAACTGCTGCCGGCCCTCACCATCACCCCCGACGAGCTGGACGAGGGCCTGCGCGTCCTCGCCCGCGCCGTCCGGGAAACCGTCTGAGCGACCACCCGAGAACCCGTCAGAGAAGGCTGAGAAGGAGGCCTGGAACCACCGTGATCGTCCGTTCTTTCAAGGATCTGGAAGGCACCGACCGGCACGTCAAAGCCGCGTCCGGCACGTGGGAGAGCAAACGCATCGTCCTCGCCAAGGAGAGGGTCGGCTTCTCCCTGCACGAGACGGTCCTCTACGCGGGCACGGAGACGTCGATGTGGTACGCGAACCACGTCGAGGCCGTGGTGTGCGTCGAGGGCGAGGCCGAACTGACCGACGACGAGACCGGGCGGACGTACACGATCACGCCCGGGACCATGTACCTCCTCGACGGGCACGAGCGGCACACGATGCGGATCAAGGAGGACTTCCGCTGCATCTGTGTGTTCAACCCGCCCGTGACCGGACGGGAGGACCACGACGAGAACGGCGTCTACCCGCTGCTCACCGAGCCCGAGGAGGTGTGACATCACCATGACCACGACCACCACGATGAACACTGCCACCACCGTCCCCGACCTCTACCCCAGCCGTGGGGCCACCGAGGTGTCGGTCCCGCGTCAGGACCCGGTCGTCTGGGGCTCCCCCGCCACGCCCGGCCCCGTCTCCCTCGCCGAACTCCAGGCGTACGAGCGCGACGGGTTCCTCCCCGTCGAGCAGCTGATCGAGCCGGACGAGGTCGCCGTGTACCGGCAGGAGCTGGAGCGGCTGGTCGCCGATCCGGCGATCCGCGCCGACGAGCGCTCGATCGTCGAGCCGAAGTCGCAGGAGATCCGGTCGGTCTTCGAGGTGCACCGGATCAGCGAGCTGTTCGCGCAGCTGGTGCGGGACGAGCGGGTCGTCGGGCGGGCCCGGCAGATCCTCGGCTCGGACGTCTACGTCCACCAGTCGCGGATCAACGTGAAGCCGGGCTTCGGCGCGTCCGGGTTCTACTGGCACTCCGACTTCGAGACCTGGCACGCCGAGGACGGGCTGCCGAACATGCGGACGGTGTCCGTCTCGATCGCCCTGACCGAGAACTACGACACCAACGGCGGTCTGATGATCATGCCGGGGTCGCACCGGACGTTCCTCGGCTGTGCGGGCGCCACCCCGAAGGACAACTACAAGAAGTCGCTGCAGATGCAGGACGCCGGCACCCCGTCCGACGAGGCGCTGACGGCCATGGCGTCGGAGTACGGCATCAAGCTGTTCACGGGCAAGGCCGGTTCGGCGACCTGGTTCGACTGCAACTGCATGCACGGGTCCGGCGACAACATCACGCCGTTCCCGCGCAGCAACGTCTTCATCGTCTTCAACAGCGTGGAGAACGCGGCCGTGGAGCCGTTCGCGGCGCCGATACGCCGGCCGGAGTTCATCGGCGCACGGGACTTCACCCCGGTGAAGTGATCCCGTCGTCCCCCTGACGGGGCCGGGCGGTCGCCACCCCTGAGCGGCCGCCCGGCCCTTTCGCGCGCCTGCGGGGCGTCGCCTCCGCGGATCCGCTACAGCCAAGCCAGCGAGGCCGCCCGCTCCAGGACGTT
This genomic stretch from Streptomyces deccanensis harbors:
- the ectB gene encoding diaminobutyrate--2-oxoglutarate transaminase, which translates into the protein MTITQPDLSVFETLESEVRSYCRGWPTVFDRAQGSRMFDEDGHTYLDFFAGAGSLNYGHNNPVLKRALIDYLERDGVTHGLDMSTTAKRAFLESFQNLVLRPRDLPYKVMFPGPTGTNAVESALKLARKVKGRESVVSFTNAFHGMSLGSLAVTGNAFKRAGAGIPLVHGTPMPFDNYFDGTVEDFLWFERLLEDQGSGLNKPAAVIVETVQGEGGINVARPEWLRALADLCERQDMLLIVDDIQMGCGRTGAFFSFEEAGITPDIVTVSKSISGYGLPMSLCLFKPELDIWEPGEHNGTFRGNNPAFVTATAALEAYWADGSVMEKQTRQRGEQVEQALISITEENLADVKEYRGRGLVWGMEFHEKERAGRVAKRAFELGLLIETSGPESEVVKLLPALTITPDELDEGLRVLARAVRETV
- the thpD gene encoding ectoine hydroxylase; the protein is MTTTTTMNTATTVPDLYPSRGATEVSVPRQDPVVWGSPATPGPVSLAELQAYERDGFLPVEQLIEPDEVAVYRQELERLVADPAIRADERSIVEPKSQEIRSVFEVHRISELFAQLVRDERVVGRARQILGSDVYVHQSRINVKPGFGASGFYWHSDFETWHAEDGLPNMRTVSVSIALTENYDTNGGLMIMPGSHRTFLGCAGATPKDNYKKSLQMQDAGTPSDEALTAMASEYGIKLFTGKAGSATWFDCNCMHGSGDNITPFPRSNVFIVFNSVENAAVEPFAAPIRRPEFIGARDFTPVK
- a CDS encoding ectoine synthase gives rise to the protein MIVRSFKDLEGTDRHVKAASGTWESKRIVLAKERVGFSLHETVLYAGTETSMWYANHVEAVVCVEGEAELTDDETGRTYTITPGTMYLLDGHERHTMRIKEDFRCICVFNPPVTGREDHDENGVYPLLTEPEEV